The nucleotide window AACAGAGGTTCAGGTACGGTTACATCTTGTTGGCCAAGCCATTCTATATCCTTTGCAAAGCTTTCAGATCTTTCTAATCCACTGTTTCTAAAGTATGCAACTGTAATAATCAAGTTCAAATCCATCATCAAACTTCATGAACATTGTGCaataataaaataacaatttaacTTTCAAAAATCAAATCCTTCATCAATCTTCATGGATAGGCAACTATATAAGCTTATCATACATATATTGTATACACTCTTAAAAGACAAAGTCGGTGGATTTTCCACCGGCTTTGCCTTCCAGCCCCTGTACTTTAATGATATTGTAATTTTAGCCCCTTGATTTTGGTACCTTTAAAGTTTCATCAAATGGCAAATTTAGTCTCTAAACCTTCAACTTTGAATTTCCTAAACCACAGCCTCATCTTTCAAACTTTGTCAGCACCAACCCTCTACTTTGGTTTTCCACCATCACCCCCTTAGCTCTTACAGTCTTACACAATTATGCCACCAACCCTCTTCTTTTATATTTCCACCAACACCCCCTCATCTTTTACACATTTTCGCCACCACACTTATACTTTTACACTGTCTTTTTTAGACTTTGTTTTTTACCCCTTGCACGATCACTCCATTTTTACACCCGtccaactttaaaaaaaattgcaaTTGTAACCCCTAGACTACAACTCCTACTTTTCCAAATGCCAATGCATTGTGTTTTACGAAATGTCTTAGgcattgtgttttacactttgtgtctacctttgtgttttacactttttttGTAATTGTCTTTTACGCACTGCGTTTTACGAATCGTGTTTTGTCTTACTATATGTTTCCTCCCATTGCGCGCCGCCGCAACGCGTGGTGGGCAAAATACtagttagagtaaattgccacaatcgtccctgagatttaggtatgtttgccagtttcatccaaaatgactTTTTTGTGCCAAATAGCCCTTCACCTTTGgcttttttgccattttcatccaaaccactaacttagtttgtTTTTTCTGTTAAGACTTAAGTTGAAGGATAATTGGATGAAACTTGACAGATATAAAACCTCAGgggcgattttggcaatttaattaaaatctttttaatttcttttatttaattaactttgtcacatatataaaacaaaatatacatgcaattcttataaaaaaaaattaatagttttgtcacataatttttataaatttccatccaaccactaactaactGAGTAACTCAGTTATTTTTTCCTATTAAGATGAAGgatcttttaaattttataaaataagacaaattaatttccaattttttatatacatcagttttataaagagaaaacgatatataaaataaacttaCTTATCAGTTCGGTTCAAAATTCCGTCTAAACTAACCAAACCGGACCACAAACACCCTTACCGGTCCAGCCTACCCAACCAAAACCGTACTTCGGTTCATAAATTTGGTGTAACTAAGCAAACCGGACTATATTCAATGAGGGTTTGCAGAAACTTACAAGAAACATCTTGAGATTCATCAACCATCCGCTCAACCGTCCTAAAAACAAACTCACTATCAACCAAATACCTCAAAAACCCATCCAATTCCGGCTCCCACGTCCGATCATCGTCATTGGAACCGTCACCTTCTCTCTCATCCAATTTATCAGTCTCAAGTTTCAGCTTCTTTTCACGTAATTTCATCGCAACAAATCTCATTTCTTCAGTAATCCCTTGCGCTTCCCCTGGCCGGAGCCGCCGGTACGCCTTCCGCTTCTTCTTCACCGGCGGCAGCAGGTTGTTTGGCGAAGATTCGTCTTGTGGTGGTGAAATTGTTGAAGAATCGGTGGTAGTTGAGTTTATGCAGTAGGAGATGAATGGAACCCTAATTGAATTTGTTAGGGTTATTCGTGTGGGTGTTGAGTGGAGAGGATAATGGAGTGAGGTTCGAGTTGGTTGTGGTGAGGGTGTGAATGTCGTCGGTAGGTTTACAGTTGCTGCTGCTATGTGTGGTGGTTTCATGGTGGTGTTTTTCTGGTGGTTCTCCGGTTAATCGGAAAATAGGGTTGTTTGATAGTTGCAGACTTGCAGGGCAACGCTGTGCTCTATCCCCAATTTGAGAGAATTGTAAATATGTTTTGAGTAAACTACAACTTCAGTCCTTATGTTTACACAATTTTGCATGTTGAGCCTCTaaccttgttttttttttaattagttttgaGTAAACTACAACTTGAGTCCCTACGTTTACACAAATTTACACAACTTGAGTCCCTATGTTTACACAAATTTACACAACTTGAGTCCTTATGAATCAGTTTCATTTAATTAGTTCGTTTATCACCTAATGCGTACTACATTTGCAGCCATCAACCAGTTTCATTTAATTAGTTTAAGGGTATACGGGCACTCTCGGTGACCCCACGCGGTGACCCAAGTCCCCGCTAGGGAACACCGCCGTCATCCCTGCGGTGAGGCAAATCGGGGACCAAGCTCGGTGTATGTTCCGCATGAAGGAGAGAGGAGATGGTGGGCCACCCTTATTTTCAACCAATcaattattttcctttttttttgaataaaaaaacaattcccccaagagaggagtgccgccatcaaattgagggtgtgaggggagtttaagaggggagttgacgtgacataacctgattgggtgtgtgtaagagaggagactcccctaagaggggagtgcccctctcaccctaatGATCAATTGCATTAAATCAGTTCATTTGCATTTGCAGCAATGAGTTTCATTTAATCAGCTTGCAGCAACCATTGATCATGCAACCTTACCAAATGCAACCATTGATCTTCCATTAACttaaggggagtgggggtggtcactagtgatagaatttcatcactcacaagcattttttattttttatttttttaaattatttgatgaaactatttttacaaaactatttttttcAAAGTTATAAAAAAAGATTTACAAAGTTTATAAGTTTTAACAACAGGGGACTAAAACTGCCTTTTTATTAAAGATAAATACAAAGGAATACAATGTTTTAAAACtatttaaaacataatcaaagtGGAGGGGCTGTTTGTGTACAAATAACAAAAACTTTTAAAACAAAAAGcacccttcttcttcttcttcacgaatTCGAGGCACATCTCCATTTTTTCCGGCATATCTCCGGAGCCCCTTATCTACACGAATTTGAGGCGTTTTATTTGCGATAAACACGTGTCAAACATGCAGTGGGTCTCCAGAGCCAGATTTTTGAAGTTTCACGCGTTGTATTTTTGACGCGTTTTACATTTCACGCGTGATAATTGTGGCTGGCGGCGGTCTCTTGTTTCTTCCACGCGTTATTTTTGGCTTATCACGGAGCTATAACGTGCCACCCCCAGTGGCCTAATATACTGAAAAACTAACCAATATACCTAAGCACAAATTCATTGATCATCCATTAACATTTACATATAAATCATTGATCATCCATTAACTAATATCATCCGTGGACATCACTACAAATAACTCGAGACAACACACATcattacaaaaaaaataataataaacaggTAGATTACATCATCACAAAAAACTGGGGTACAATAGATCATTACAAAAAAAACCAGATGTAGTTAGTTACAGTTAAGAATTAAAGTACAATAGATCACCTCGGGCTTGTTCAAATCTAATGTTGAAGGTTGCATTGTTCCAAAACCTAAGAATGACCCTCAAATGGACGATAAGGTGGATcatatcacaccccaaccgatagcggaaacatcggggtgggacgaaatagattgctcaaGACATCACAACTTGCTAAATGTGGCAATAATTAATTAAACTCGATTTTATTGATAACTAAAACGTACATTATCTTGAAATAGAAATGCAACAAGGAAAGTTCAAATACGAAAATTTAAAAGTACGTAAATTTAAATGCGTTTCTAAAATCCATTCTACTAGATTCTTAAACGTCATATCATCAATTTCCtgcaatatatattaaaataaatgtCGACACATAAAAGCATTGGTGAGCAAAAAAGTTTTGATTACTAGCATAGATAGAAAAGTTGTCGTCAATCCTACATAGCATAAAAATATACTAAGGTATGAAAACATAACAATACTAGCATGCATCAAACATAAGTCAAACCAATTGTGTCCACAAAGTTGCATATTTTATCACCGAGGCGAACAAAACCGTGATTGAATTACTTAACATAGACCCTTCCTAAGGACGGTGGGCTACTCTTATAGCGTTATATATGTTAAGCTTGGCTCATTCCGTTAATGACAAATATTTGTGTAAGAAAGGCTTCTAGCATGTATGTATCCTAAGCATATCATTTTAGCATGTATAAACGGATTGATTGATGTAAATAATGTGATTGATATCatgtttgtgattttgataaCATTGtatatattgcacccaaaagtgtgaaaaaTGTAAAATGGGATCATGTAAACTCATGGTTTACGTAGAATTTTCCACGTAGGTGAGTTGATGTGTTTGAGAGTTTGGGTCGCCGCCGAGTTATCGTACGAGGATGAACAAGGCGTGTGAGTACGATGGGTTGGATTAAGAATTTGTATGCGAATTATAACTAGGTATGAAATTACATAAAAGTTATCTTGTTAAAACACTCATATTGGACaccatttttatgtgtttttcatAGGCACTACTTCACCCATTGGAAGTCCATGTATAAGGAATCTTAATACAAGATAGTTTCTACCATAATACATAACATTCAAATTGTTTTCGTTGACGGATGAATATTATGCCTCGCGAATACGAGATTGGATGTTGGTTTGGAGTTGAAAACAACGAATACCTTGGAGTTGAATATGACTTTTTCGGCTAAGAGATCGGCCACGACATTTGCTTTACCGGGGTGGTAGCGAATCTTGCAGTCATAGTTGTTGAGCAATTCCACCTAACCTCTTTGATGtatgttgagttccttttgattaaagatatgttggaggctcttatggtcagtgaagaccacacacttagtaccgtaaaggtagtgtcgccaattTCTTTAACACAAAAACAACCACACCAAGCTCAAGATCATGGGTGGTGTtgttcttctcatgtattttgagttgtctagatgcgtaggcaataaccttgtctcgttgcataagaacagaACCAAGACCTTGgttagaggcatcgcaatagacgaCGAAATCACCATTTCCATCGGGAAGAgcgagaataggagcattgcaaagcatgtccttgagggTCTGGAAAGACTCCTCTTGTTTGGGACCCCAAACAACAGGTTTATCTTTTTGGGTCAATGAGGTAAGAGGTATGACGATTTTGGAAAAGTTTGGGATGAATCAACAGTACTAACCCGCAAATCCAAGAAAACGGATTTCGGAACGAGACTTTGGTGAGATCCAATTCTTGACGACTTTGATTTTTGCGGGGTCGACATAAATGCCATTCACGTTCACAACGTTACcgaggaattgaacttcttttagccaaaattcatacttggagaatttggcatatagtTGTTCAGCACGAAGGAGTTCTAGGATCAAACGTAGGTGTCACTTGTCTTCGGTTTGGTTTttggaatagatgagaatatcatctatgaataAAATCACAAAACGGTACAAGTAAAGTTtacacacacggttcatcaagtccatgaagacAGTGGGTGCAATGGTCAAACCGAAGGGCATGGCCACGgactcgtagtgaccgtatctagtacgaaaagcggtttttggAATGTCTTCTTCGAGGACTCGGAGTTGATGATAACTGGAACGGAGATCGATTTTTGGGAAACACGTCgggccttgaagttgatcgaagagGTCGTCGATGCGAGGGAGTAGGTAACGGTTCTTGACGGTGAGTTTGTtaagttcacggtaatcgatacacatgcggaaggaatcatccttctttttaacaaaaaggATCGGAGCGCCCCAATGAGAAGTATTggggcgtatgaagcctttattAAGTAATTCTTGAAGTTGgctcgatagctcttgcatctccgaaggtgcGAGATGGTACAGGGATTTGGCAACGGGTATGAGGTCAATACAAAGGTATATCTGCTTTTGTTGAGCATGTTGGGACGAAGACTAAGAGGGctcttatttctttattttattgttttataaagAAAAGTCCGAAAAACAcatattttggtaaatagttttcaaatcacacattttggtaaataatttttCACTGATAcccttttgtaaaaaaaagtctGTATGCTTACTAGCATCTTGCTGCGTTTTGGTTTTTAATAAAAGTAATTTCCTTtgtcattaaaaaaaattaatttaaatccTAAACCGATTTTATATGAAATCATTTTGAATCAAAACCAGTTTTATGTAGTTGTTACGAAGAGCTTATTTTGGTAACTTAAATTTATCAAAGGGCTAAGATGATTTCAATTTAAAAGACCAGACCACAACTTATAAAATCTAATCAataaatgaaaaagtaaaaagccaatgtgtaaaaaatctaatcAATAAAGGAAAAAGTAAAAATCCAATGtgttaaaaaaagaaaagaaaaatagtTGTATGAAAAAGTAAAAAAGCCATTGTGTTAAAAAAAAAGGTTGTGTAGGCCAGGGGGTGTGATATACAACTACTACTGGCGGTGTGATATACAGCCACTGGCCACATCATTACTGTTAACGCCCTTTAGCGCCCCCATCCTATTCCTGCACACCAGGGGGGGGGGGGCATCGATGCTCCGCCAACCGAGTAACACGCATTAATGCGCTTTGTTTGAGAATCTTGGTCAAAGATTATTAAAAAAAGTTCTAATTTATAAATTTAACATTATAAATATCCTACATATTTTCCCCAAATATCCATCCATTCTACATCTATTCTCCATCTAAAAACATTACAAACTTTATCATATTCAGACAATATTTCCTAACAATTAAAACTTGTGGGATCCCAACAATCCGTTTTGGGGTAATTTAGCAAACAACGAGAAAGAAGAACGATACCAAAGAGACCCGCGAACGGATAAGGTTGGGTATTATCCGATGCCACCTGCCACCCTAACCTCCTCTCATCCGGCAACGCCACCGATTCTCGGTTTCTTTGGATACTATTCCACACCGCCATTTTTTCCTCAAACCCAAAACATACCCCAAACCCAAAACGTACCCGAAACCCAACACGTACCGCAAACCCAACCCACTTCCTCAAAAGGTAGACGATCTAGAAGGCACCGTAAGAAGGGCGAGAACAAAGAAAGTGCTCctaaaaagtttattttatttttgttttaaataaaattggcatataaattaaaaaaaatacaaaatataaaaaaattaataatcagGTAATGATGATGGgggctttaaaccattgcatgcaagttaaaggAAGAGACTTTAAGGCCCCCTCTGTTACATGGCGTTAAGATGACGCTTATGTGACGTGATAGAtaccacaccctttagccttataCAGTTTTATCGGTAATAGAATAGAATTATtactagtgttttttttttggatgATAGGATTATTCTTATTGGTGATTTTGAAGGGCTTAAAAGATtagtgtgtttttgtttttattttttttcttcttggAGTGAATAGGAGTAAGATCAAATATAAATCATATTTTGTATACAAACTGTAAGAATCAATTAAAAAGTGTCATGTGACATTCAACCAATTATAGAAAATAATAAAATGATAAcataaataatatcaattatattgaatttcttataattatgctaacaaataattaattctttatttggatattccttttgttttcaatgtgctgatATAATTCTTCACAAAAAAAAGTGCTGATATCATTCGCATATGTGCTAAAAtaaattatcttgattaattttcagTTGCTAATATGTTTACTACTtttatttagagttaattgcccggatggtccctgtggtttcttATTTTTTCACCTTCAGTccctaactttttaaaattacatgtatggtccctgtggtttgatctTTTGTTACATGGATAGTCCCCTAAGTGGATGTCTGTTAGTTTGCTTTAAATTGGTGTAAAATGACTTAACTACCCTTGTCATTTAAAATACTAATTACATTAAAACATTAAATATATGTGGGACCCatcatataaaaaataataattaaatctAGACCTTCATCTTCATTCAAAAACCGTACCTGTGAATCGAAGGAGGTGGAAGGGTGTCGCGAAAGGATGACTCCAACGGTGGAAGGAGGCTGCGACGGAGGAAGGGTAGTGCGAGGGTGGAAGGGTGGCGCCGAAGGAGGAACTGTGATTCGAGGGGAGGCCTCCAACGGTGCGACGGTGGAAGGGTGTCACCAGTTGCAAGTTCTGGCAACTGTGGAGTCGCCGGAAATCCGTTAATCAATGCAGATGAAAATCTTGTTTAATGTCAGCCGATTTGTAAAACCATGTTTAATGTCACTCTTTGATATGAAAAAGATACAAAAAATGAAAATCTTGAATTGAAAAACTTACCCGTTTTTGGAGTTCGTCCACAATAGCAGTGGCACCAAGAAGCATCAAGTCTTTTTTAGTTTCTTCGGTTGCTTCATCAATCAATTCATTTACAAATCAGTTACTGGTGGTTGGTCAAGCCTTAAAACACTAATTACCCAATTAGACAAACCACTAAATCATACCCAAAGTAAATTGGACGAAGGCGCTGGTGGTGCTTTTCTTCGGAGAAGAACAGAGGACGACGGGATGGGGTCTTAGGGAAGCGAAAGTGTAATTAattatactttttttattttttaattattatttttaagtaTAAGGGTAGTTTTGTCATTTTACACGGATTTAACCAGATAAATTAACCTCCATCCAGTCAGGGGACTACGTGAGTAACAAgtgagcaaaccacagggaccaaacatgatattttaaaaagttagggactaaaggtgaaaaaataagaaacacagggaccatccgggcaattaactcttttatttatgTATTGTTTTAATATGTGCTAATTTAAGTTTTTTTAAGTGATAGGATCTGTTCTCATGGTTTGT belongs to Helianthus annuus cultivar XRQ/B chromosome 5, HanXRQr2.0-SUNRISE, whole genome shotgun sequence and includes:
- the LOC110927100 gene encoding probable inactive heme oxygenase 2, chloroplastic, whose translation is MKPPHIAAATVNLPTTFTPSPQPTRTSLHYPLHSTPTRITLTNSIRVPFISYCINSTTTDSSTISPPQDESSPNNLLPPVKKKRKAYRRLRPGEAQGITEEMRFVAMKLREKKLKLETDKLDEREGDGSNDDDRTWEPELDGFLRYLVDSEFVFRTVERMVDESQDVSFAYFRNSGLERSESFAKDIEWLGQQDVTVPEPLFTSKKYVKYLEELAAQSPPLFFCHLYNIYFSHIAGGQVIARKVSEKLLEGKELAICQWPGDPEELLKGMRDKLNALAQHWSRDEKNKCLKETNKCFMYMGTLIRLIIMR